A genome region from Chloroflexota bacterium includes the following:
- the fabG gene encoding 3-oxoacyl-ACP reductase FabG, with protein sequence MGKLDGKVALVTGSGRNIGRATVLRLADEGAHAIVNARSNRAEADAVADEARKRGVKALSIVADVGQPDQVEAMVAQAMDAFGRIDILINNAAIRPHKPFRETTAEDWETVRGVVLDGALYLTRAVIDSMVANQYGRILFFVGVGAFAGGPRRALVSAAKYGLIGLARSLAAEFAPDNIRVNVVSPGSIDTSRANPEWYAGRPPNAAGIPLGRQGTPEEIAATCLFLVSDESSFITGQTIHVNGGASFH encoded by the coding sequence ATGGGGAAGCTTGACGGAAAGGTGGCGCTCGTCACCGGCTCGGGCCGTAACATCGGGCGGGCGACGGTGCTGCGGCTGGCCGACGAGGGCGCGCATGCGATCGTCAACGCGCGGAGCAACCGGGCAGAGGCCGACGCCGTGGCCGACGAGGCCAGGAAGCGCGGGGTCAAGGCACTGTCAATCGTCGCCGATGTCGGCCAGCCGGACCAGGTCGAGGCGATGGTGGCCCAGGCGATGGACGCCTTCGGGCGCATCGACATCCTGATCAACAACGCGGCGATCCGCCCGCACAAGCCGTTCCGCGAGACGACGGCTGAGGATTGGGAGACGGTGCGCGGCGTGGTGCTGGACGGGGCGCTCTACCTGACGCGGGCCGTCATCGACAGCATGGTGGCGAACCAGTACGGCCGGATCCTGTTTTTCGTGGGCGTCGGCGCGTTCGCTGGCGGTCCGCGGCGCGCACTGGTGTCAGCGGCCAAGTACGGGCTGATCGGGCTGGCGCGCAGCCTCGCCGCCGAGTTCGCGCCCGACAACATTCGGGTCAACGTCGTCTCGCCGGGCAGCATCGACACGTCCCGCGCGAACCCCGAATGGTACGCCGGCCGGCCGCCGAATGCGGCTGGCATCCCGCTGGGACGGCAGGGCACGCCGGAGGAGATCGCCGCCACCTGCCTGTTCCTGGTCAGCGACGAGAGCAGCTTCATCACCGGCCAGACGATCCACGTCAACGGCGGCGCGAGCTTTCACTGA
- a CDS encoding aldo/keto reductase: MSSTSPRITLNDGSTIPQIGFGTLNVPPDRSPTPENTRKTAEVVRLALELGYRHVDTAQSYGNERGVGEAIAAAGIPRAELYVTSKLGNGNHRPDDVRRSFDETMAKLKLERLDLFLIHWPLPTLYDGDFVSTWKAMVGLLADGRLTSVGVSNFQPSHLDRIVGETGAVPAVNQIEVHPYFTNVAARAASARHGVAVEAWSPLGQGVLLDDGAIGRIAAAHGKTVAQVALRWHVQHGHIIFPKSAHRERMQENLAVFDFELSAEEMATLDGLDRGERGRTGPNPDTFAPRL; encoded by the coding sequence ATGTCCAGCACCTCGCCGCGCATCACCCTGAACGACGGCTCGACCATCCCCCAGATCGGGTTCGGCACGCTGAACGTGCCGCCAGACCGCAGCCCCACCCCGGAGAACACCCGGAAGACGGCCGAGGTCGTCAGGCTGGCCCTCGAGCTCGGGTACCGGCACGTCGACACGGCCCAGAGCTACGGCAACGAGCGCGGCGTGGGCGAGGCCATCGCCGCCGCTGGCATCCCGCGCGCAGAGCTGTACGTCACCAGCAAGCTCGGCAACGGCAACCACCGGCCGGACGACGTGCGCCGCTCGTTTGACGAGACGATGGCGAAGCTCAAGCTGGAGCGGCTCGACCTCTTCTTGATCCACTGGCCGCTGCCGACGCTCTACGACGGCGACTTCGTCTCGACCTGGAAGGCGATGGTCGGGCTGCTCGCGGACGGCCGGCTCACCAGCGTCGGCGTGTCGAACTTCCAGCCCAGCCACCTCGACCGCATCGTCGGCGAGACGGGGGCCGTGCCGGCCGTGAACCAGATCGAGGTGCACCCGTACTTCACCAACGTCGCGGCCCGCGCGGCGTCCGCCCGGCACGGTGTGGCGGTCGAAGCCTGGAGTCCGCTCGGCCAGGGCGTGCTGCTGGACGATGGGGCGATTGGCCGGATCGCGGCGGCCCACGGGAAGACAGTCGCCCAGGTCGCGCTGCGCTGGCACGTCCAGCACGGCCACATCATCTTCCCGAAGTCCGCGCACCGCGAGCGGATGCAGGAGAACCTGGCGGTCTTCGACTTCGAGCTGTCGGCCGAGGAGATGGCGACGCTCGACGGGCTGGACCGGGGTGAGCGCGGGCGCACCGGACCGAACCCGGACACGTTCGCGCCGCGCCTCTGA